In the Acetobacterium sp. KB-1 genome, TCGACTGGCAGATCGAACAAAAAACCGACGCCATTCTAATTGCCGGTACCACTGGTGAAACCTCAACCCTCACCGATGCCGAACATTTAGAACTACTAAAAGATGCCGGGAAATACATTAACGGCCGGGTTCCTTATGTTGCTGGAACTGGTAGTAATGACACCGCTTATTCCATCATGCTTTCTAAGGAAGCCGAAAAAGCTGGTGCCGATGCTGCTCTGATTATTAACCCCTACTACAATAAATCGACCCAGCGAGGAATCATCGCTCATATTTCTGCTATAGCCAATGCCATCACTATTCCCGTGATTATTTACAATGTTCCCAGTCGCACCGGCATGAACATAGCCGTATCCACCATTAAAGAATTGAGCAAAATCGCCAATGTAGCTGCTGTTAAAGAAGCTAGCGGCGATATCAGCCAGGTCACCGAAATCGCCCGTGTTTGTGGTAGCGATATTGATATTTACAGTGGTAATGATGATCATGTACTACCAATACTATCTGTTGGCGGCAAAGGGGTCATCTCTGTCTCAGCCAATATTATTCCCGCTGATATGCACAATCTGGTGACCAGCTTTATGGCCGGCGATCTGGCTAAAGCCCGGGAACTACAATTTAAAACCAACCTGGTCAATCTGGCGATGTTCTATGAAACCAACCCCATTCCTATTAAAACCGCCATGGGTTTGATGGGAATGGACTCTGGAGAAATGCGACTGCCGCTAGTCGATATGGAAGAATCCAACAAAGAAAAACTGGTTGCCGATTTAAAAGCCTATGGCTTATTATAGGAGACTGCCATGATCAATATTTTACTCAGTGGCGTCTCTGGGGCCATGGGCACCACCCTCCAGCAGATTATTACCGCAAACCCAAACACCCAGGTGGTGGCCGGATTTGATCAGCAGGCTAACACCAGTCTGCCCTTTCCGGTTTACACCAATCTGGAAACCTGCGCCGAAGCAGTGGATGTGATCATCGATTTTTCACACTTTGCGGCTTTCCCGAAAATTTTCGGCTTTGCCAAAAGCAAAAAAATCCCCATTGTCATTGCTACTACTGGTCTGTCGGAAACCGATCTGACGGCCATCAAAGAAGGTTCCCTTGAATTTCCGGTTTTTAAAACCGCCAACCTATCGCTGGGCATCAATCTAATTGCCAAAATGTTAAACGAAATGGTAGCCAAGCTGGAAAGCGGCTTTGATATTGAAATTATCGAAAAGCACCATAATAAAAAACAAGATGCTCCCAGTGGCACCGCACTGCTGCTGGCCGACGCCATCAATGAGGGGCTGGAAACAAAAAAAGATTATTCTTTTGGCCGCCATGGCCGTGATACCAAACGCACTGAAAATGAACTGGGCATCCACGCCATCCGCGGTGGCACAATCCCCGGCGAGCATTCTGTAATATTTGCTGGCAACGACGAAATCATCGAAGTCAGCCATATGGCTTTATCCAAAAAAGTCTTCGCCGAAGGCGCCGTCAAAGCTGCCCAATACCTGGTTGGAAAAGCCCCCGGGCTCTACGACATGTCGATGGTCGTCAACGACTAATATCTAAGAAAGGATCAATAAACAGTCGATTAATCATAACTGCTACTGATTTAGAGGTTAATCTCATGCATATCGTTGTTCAAAAATACGGTGGAACCTCAGTGGGTTCCACCGAACGGATTTTAAATGTTGCCAAGCGCATCATTGCAAAGAAACAAAACGGTCACCAGGTTGTGGTGGTGGTTTCAGCCATGGGCAAAACCACTGATGATCTGGTAAAGTTAGCCTATGAAATCAATCCCTCCCCACCCAAACGGGAGTTGGACCGGCTTCTATCTACCGGCGAACAGATCTCTATTTCGCTGCTATCGATGGCGCTCCAATCTTTAGGTCATAATGCCATTTCTTTCACTGGGCCCCAGGTCGGTATCCGCACCAGCGGCCGCCATACTAAATCGCGTATCGAAGGCATTGACACCACCAAAATTATGGAAGCCTTAAATGATGATAAAATTGTCATCATTGCCGGATTTCAGGGGGTCAATGAAAATGATGATGTCACCACCCTGGGACGGGGCGGCTCTGACACCAGTGCCGTCGCCTTAGCCTGTGTTCTGGATGCCCCCTGTGAAATCTACACCGATGTCGAAGGGATTTTCGGAGTAGATCCCCGGCTTTACCCCAAAGCTAAAAAACTGAACGCCGTCTCTTATGACGAAATGCTGGAGATGGCCAGTCTGGGTGCTGGGGTTATGCATCCTCGCGCCATTGAATTAGCGAGTAAATACGACACGACCATTTGGGTGGCTTCAAGTGAATACGAAGTACCCGGCACCATCATCAAAAAAGGAGAAAAAAATATGGAAGGACAATCCATCACCGGTGTGGCCATTGATAATGACGAAATGATGATCACCATTCGTGATATTCCTTTTGATACGAATATCACTTCTCAGTTTTTCAGTCAATTTGCCACCAAAAGTATTAACATCGACATGATCAGCCAAAGCGCTCCCATTGATGGTCTTATTAACATCTCATTTACCGCGCCGGCTTCTGATCTAAATGATGCCAAAAAAATTCTGTCTGCTTTTCAGGGAAAACATGCTGGAATCGGGGTCATCATCAATGAGAAAATTTCAAAGTTATCTGTTGTTGGCATTGGCATGCGCAGTCAGTCTGGTGTTGCTGCCAAATTTTTTCAACTTTTAGCCGATAATAACATCCAGATGTTGATGATCACCACGTCAGAAATTCGTATCAGTTGCATCATTCTATCAGACGATAAGGATCAGGCTGTCACCGCCACCGCCAAAGCCTTTGATTTATAAAATTAACTGAGCATTAATTAAAAACAGCAAATCCCGATTATCATAATAAGCCAGTAATCCAAACGGCGTGTCTGGATTACTGGCTTATTGAATTAGGAAAACTTCCTATTATTTTTGGGGATGACGGGGGTTTTTCGATACAATGTCGATGGCGCGGGTTAGTTCACTGGTCAGATCGGCCTTATGCTGGGAGGTCATTTCATCAATTTTCGAAAATAAAAGCCCCTCGCGTGTTACAAAATAAGCAGGTTTTAATTTATTGAGCGCAATTGCCTTAATGTCTTCCATGCAAAGTTCACATCTGCATATTTCTGGATATTGTTCTAGCATATGTGGTAAAAATGAATCAACCACATCCTCCATGTAATTCTTTAACATCTCTTTCCCTCCAAATTTTGTCGAATTAGTATACTGCTGATAATTTAGTCAAACTGACACTTACAATTCTTAGTATACTATTAAAACAACTCCATTTCAACCGTTTTCAGCTCAATATTTGAAATTTGATTTTAAGCGATCGGAAAAAGCATTTCACATCAGACGGACCTGGTTTTTACCATTTTTCTTGGCCTGATACAAAGCCTGATCTGCTCGGTAAACGATGCTGTCAGCCGTTTCATCGTCCCTAAAAACAGATACACCCAGACTGATCGTAATACGTTCTTGTTCTGGAAAATAATGCTCACTGACTCGTCCCCTGATTTTTTCTGCCAGCTCCATCGCCTCACTAGAATCTGCATCCGGAAGAATTGCCAGAAATTCTTCACCACCCCATCGACCAATCAGATCAGATGATCGGATAACGTCTTTAAAAAGCTGTGCCAGTTCAATTAATACTGCATCACCAGCTAAATGACCGAAACGGTCATTAATATTTTTAAAGTGATCAATGTCGATCATAATCAAAGCAAAAGCTGTGGCCTTTGTTTTTGCCCGATCCAATTCATGCTCCAGAGCACAATCCAGTTTAACGCGATTACAGAGCTTGGTCAATTTATCGGTTTCTGAAAGTTCTTTCATTTCCCGTCGTATTTTTACTTTTTCAGTAATATCACGGGTAACCGCCAGCAGTTCCCGAAAGTTATTTTCTTCGTCATAAATTCCGGATAGCACGGTGTCAGTATAAATACTTTCGCCATCCTTGCGTACCTGTCGTTGCTCAAAATTGACCGGGTAGAACGGTTCTCCCTTTTCTACCATTTTTCTAATTGCGACCCTTTGTCGGTCCATCTCTTTTTGTACGCCAGGGAGAAAATAACCAATTTCGCGATAGTGGTTCAAAACTTCTTCAGGGGTATAGCCGGTTAGTTTTTCTACCGAAGGGCTAATATAGGTAAAATTACCTGACAGATCCACCGTTGCAATAATGTCACAAGCATGATCAGTCATCAGACGATAGTGCTCTTCAATTTCTTTGCTCGTCTTATCCCGCTTTTTGATAATATTAGCTTCCTGAAGCTTACCTGGTATGTTTTTTTCGCCCTTAATTCTGATACTTTTTGAGGCGATGCTCTTAATAACCCCACTGCTGGATCGTTTGACATTATTTTGAAATTGTTGAAACGAGTCCAGAATAAAACCATTGCCCTGGATCTTATGGTGAATATTTCCTGCACGCAGTGCTTCTGCAACACTTCTTACCGTCCGAAGACTCTGTTCCAGCACTAAAAAGTCTGCATCTCCCTCTGCTATATTGGGGATGTCGTTACTTAACTTTTTATTATTTAAAATTGTATTAACATAATTAATCATCGCTTTAGCGTCGTGACTTAACATTTTTCTCTGGCCTCCCTTCATTTAGTAACATTTACACAATTATTTTTTTGTATCATAAAACCTTAACAATCTACTTTAAATCTTTGTTCAAATTTTACGGGATTTTTGGTGAAACAAATAGTTTTGTATCATCAACTGCCGCAAATGAAACCTAAATGCACTAATTCATCCAAGTCGTAGGTGTCCTAGGTTTCTTTGACATTGACAAAGATTAATAAGCTTTAAAAAAACTGGCTAGCTAATTTTAGCTCACTTTTGGGGGGAAATGGAACCCCTAGCATCCAATCCTATTTAAAAAATCCACTTTCGTTTTTTATTTGTCTTTATCAGAACTGACTGGTTATATCGATACACCAAAAATAGCTCCGGAAATAAACGGGATCAACCAGATCAGCCAGACAATTAAGCTGAGTTTATGGAAATTTACCTTGGCTTTTTCATCACCCTTAACTAAGACCACCGTTGCCCAAACGGCATGTAACATCATCAGTACAATCGCGAGCATCCCCGTCATGCCGTGAAAATTTAGAAACGATCCCCCAGACGAAATTTTGCTCATCATTATTGTTCCCGTGGTGTCACAAACCAATCCGATATAAAACACAACTAAATGCCATGTTTTTAGCTGTCCTTGAATTTTTTCACCCCATACACCGATCGTATAGAATACCAGTGCCAAGGTAATGGATATGATAGCATAAATTAACATAATAAGATTCTCCTACTTATATTTATATTTTTTATCATAACTAACAAAATCAAATTGATCCAGCATCTATTGCGATGAATTCACGCTGTGTTATTGAATATTATACAGCAACCGACAATATAAAACAAAACCTAATAAAACTAAGAATCTAGCCAGTCAAACAATATGTCTGAGTGTGGGATAGGCCAAATCAATTTCGGATGCGTCAGATATCAGTCTAAGAATATCTTCCCAGATGTCATTATTGGTATCACGTCTTTGTTTTGGCAGACACAGGTATCTTAATGTCAATTCAACCCCACTTTCTTTAACATCGGTATAGACAATCGGGGTCAGATTG is a window encoding:
- the dapA gene encoding 4-hydroxy-tetrahydrodipicolinate synthase; translated protein: MSIFTGSCVALVTPFKNGKVDFERFHKLIDWQIEQKTDAILIAGTTGETSTLTDAEHLELLKDAGKYINGRVPYVAGTGSNDTAYSIMLSKEAEKAGADAALIINPYYNKSTQRGIIAHISAIANAITIPVIIYNVPSRTGMNIAVSTIKELSKIANVAAVKEASGDISQVTEIARVCGSDIDIYSGNDDHVLPILSVGGKGVISVSANIIPADMHNLVTSFMAGDLAKARELQFKTNLVNLAMFYETNPIPIKTAMGLMGMDSGEMRLPLVDMEESNKEKLVADLKAYGLL
- a CDS encoding aspartate kinase, with the translated sequence MHIVVQKYGGTSVGSTERILNVAKRIIAKKQNGHQVVVVVSAMGKTTDDLVKLAYEINPSPPKRELDRLLSTGEQISISLLSMALQSLGHNAISFTGPQVGIRTSGRHTKSRIEGIDTTKIMEALNDDKIVIIAGFQGVNENDDVTTLGRGGSDTSAVALACVLDAPCEIYTDVEGIFGVDPRLYPKAKKLNAVSYDEMLEMASLGAGVMHPRAIELASKYDTTIWVASSEYEVPGTIIKKGEKNMEGQSITGVAIDNDEMMITIRDIPFDTNITSQFFSQFATKSINIDMISQSAPIDGLINISFTAPASDLNDAKKILSAFQGKHAGIGVIINEKISKLSVVGIGMRSQSGVAAKFFQLLADNNIQMLMITTSEIRISCIILSDDKDQAVTATAKAFDL
- a CDS encoding late competence development ComFB family protein yields the protein MLKNYMEDVVDSFLPHMLEQYPEICRCELCMEDIKAIALNKLKPAYFVTREGLLFSKIDEMTSQHKADLTSELTRAIDIVSKNPRHPQK
- a CDS encoding sensor domain-containing diguanylate cyclase translates to MLSHDAKAMINYVNTILNNKKLSNDIPNIAEGDADFLVLEQSLRTVRSVAEALRAGNIHHKIQGNGFILDSFQQFQNNVKRSSSGVIKSIASKSIRIKGEKNIPGKLQEANIIKKRDKTSKEIEEHYRLMTDHACDIIATVDLSGNFTYISPSVEKLTGYTPEEVLNHYREIGYFLPGVQKEMDRQRVAIRKMVEKGEPFYPVNFEQRQVRKDGESIYTDTVLSGIYDEENNFRELLAVTRDITEKVKIRREMKELSETDKLTKLCNRVKLDCALEHELDRAKTKATAFALIMIDIDHFKNINDRFGHLAGDAVLIELAQLFKDVIRSSDLIGRWGGEEFLAILPDADSSEAMELAEKIRGRVSEHYFPEQERITISLGVSVFRDDETADSIVYRADQALYQAKKNGKNQVRLM
- a CDS encoding HsmA family protein, whose translation is MLIYAIISITLALVFYTIGVWGEKIQGQLKTWHLVVFYIGLVCDTTGTIMMSKISSGGSFLNFHGMTGMLAIVLMMLHAVWATVVLVKGDEKAKVNFHKLSLIVWLIWLIPFISGAIFGVSI
- the dapB gene encoding 4-hydroxy-tetrahydrodipicolinate reductase; protein product: MINILLSGVSGAMGTTLQQIITANPNTQVVAGFDQQANTSLPFPVYTNLETCAEAVDVIIDFSHFAAFPKIFGFAKSKKIPIVIATTGLSETDLTAIKEGSLEFPVFKTANLSLGINLIAKMLNEMVAKLESGFDIEIIEKHHNKKQDAPSGTALLLADAINEGLETKKDYSFGRHGRDTKRTENELGIHAIRGGTIPGEHSVIFAGNDEIIEVSHMALSKKVFAEGAVKAAQYLVGKAPGLYDMSMVVND